The genomic segment ATTTTAAGCACTCCTTACTCTCCCTTCTGCAGATATGGAATCGCCTTTATATTTGTTAACTCTTCAATATTTATTGTTATTTAGacaaaagaagcatgaagtgtaAATTTCCTTTTCATTCTTGATACATTTTGTGTCAAGTGATTCTTATTATGTTTTCCCCCATTATTTTGAacgaaattatatatttaaaagacAACTGTTTGAGAAGATATATCAAACAATATGTCCTAATTCTGTATATTTATTGGATCTAAATGTAGTGCTAAATAATGTGCTCACTATATACATGAATCAACCGTAATATAAAGTTAGATAACAAGCACCAAAAACACGTCCACCCCAAATGAACCCTCTATAAAATCCAAACACTCCCCACATCCAATCCACGCATCAAGAAACCACAACATCTTTCAGCAATAGCCCATACCAATAAACCAACCATAATGAAGACTTCTATCTCCAAAACTCTTCCCATTTTGATGCTTGTAATGCTGATAACATGTCAAGTTCAAGAGAGCAAAGCGCATCCTTGTGGTGGCACATTCTTTTCGGCTCTCATTCAGCTCATTCCTTGCAGGGGAGCAGTGAATCCATTCAGCCCCATTCCACCAAATGAGTCTTGCTGTGCTGCAGTCAAGGCACTTGGTCAGCCTTGCTTGTGCATACTTGTGAATGGTCCCCCGATTTCAGGAGTCGACCGTGAACTCGCCAAGCAGCTGCCTGAGAAGTGCATTGCAAACTTTGAACCATGTATATACAACACTTCACTTCACTTCACTTCACATCCCCCACCCCCCTCCACCTCTCTGATTAGTATAATACTGTAAATAATTTGCGCTGATTTGAATTTTTGTTGTGCAGGTGAAATCGCAAAATGAGAAGATTAGAGAGTGGGGAGAAGAAGTGCATGAATAAGTATGGCCTTGCTAAAGTTGCCTGGCcacttattattatattaatatcatcGTAGGAATCTTACATTTGATGCTTATGTTTTCTACTTTTTACCTATCTTTTTTGGTTATTCCAGTTTAATATATTGCAATTGCAACGAATCAAAAATCGGATTTGAGATTTTTTACGTACTCGTCGAACTAACGTTAAAGAAGCCATAAAATGGATATAAACGAAAAACTCAATATAATTTGGTTCATGCCATTTCCTATTCAGGATTATGAACTACATTTTGAAAACTA from the Primulina eburnea isolate SZY01 chromosome 3, ASM2296580v1, whole genome shotgun sequence genome contains:
- the LOC140826701 gene encoding protein M7: MKTSISKTLPILMLVMLITCQVQESKAHPCGGTFFSALIQLIPCRGAVNPFSPIPPNESCCAAVKALGQPCLCILVNGPPISGVDRELAKQLPEKCIANFEPCEIAK